In the genome of Rhodamnia argentea isolate NSW1041297 chromosome 3, ASM2092103v1, whole genome shotgun sequence, one region contains:
- the LOC115754070 gene encoding cytochrome c6, chloroplastic produces MQLLQCSSSGSTNITPRFLANKRTVVAGGMRGGGGPGRDGDEAPRDLKRAGFLGAAVAPPLVAAVVALSPLCLSPVSLGQTADIQRGAVLFRRACIGCHDSGGNIIQPGATLFMKDLQRNGVDTEEEIYRVTYFGKGRMPGFGENCTPRGQCTFGPRLQEEEIKELAKFVKLQADQGWPKIEIGED; encoded by the exons ATGCAGCTTCTTCAATGCTCCTCGTCTGGTTCTACCAACATTACTCCTCGTTTCCTCGCGAACAAG CGCACTGTGGTCGCGGGAGGAATGCGAGGAGGCGGAGGGCCGGGAAGAGACGGAGACGAAGCTCCTCGGGACCTCAAGCGAGCTGGTTTCCTCGGGGCCGCCGTTGCTCCGCCTCTCGTCGCCGCGGTCGTTGCCTTgtctcctctctgtctctctccag TGTCACTTGGTCAAACTGCCGATATTCAAAGAGGAGCAGTATTGTTTCGTCGGGCATGCATTGGATGTCACGATTCTGGTGGGAACATAATACAGCCA GGTGCAACACTGTTCATGAAAGATTTACAAAG AAACGGAGTCGACACGGAAGAGGAGATCTACCGGGTTACCTACTTTGGCAAAGGAAGAATGCCA GGCTTTGGTGAGAACTGCACCCCAAGAGGGCAATGCACGTTTGGACCCCGATTGcaggaggaggagatcaaggAACTAGCCAAGTTTGTAAAGTTGCAGGCTGATCAAGGTTGGCCTAAGATAGAAATTGGAGAAGATTGA
- the LOC115754046 gene encoding lecithin-cholesterol acyltransferase-like 4, producing the protein MAVSLEDILQSVELWLKLIRKPQPYVDPNLDPVLLVPGVAGSVLHAVDGSNGNDERVWVRIFGADQKFRNKLWSRFDPATGKTVSLDPKTNIVVPEDRYGLYAIDVLDPDMVIGRDCVYYFHDMIVEMIKWGFQEGKTLFGFGYDFRQSNRFQETLERLAAKLESVYNAAGGKKMTIISHSMGGLLVKCFMCLHSDIFVKYVKNWIAIAAPFQGAPGYVTSTFLNGMSFVDGWEQNFFISKWSMHQLLIECPSIYELMACPNFNWQHAPMLEIWRKKLDDCGDTRMILESYNPSESVNIFSEALSSNVVDYNGESIPLPFNQEILKWAHETRKILRSAKVPPGVKFYNIYGTNLETPHSVCYGSEEMPVTDVQELQFYLPDYVCVDGDGTVPTESAEADGLDAVARVGVPGEHRGILCDHHVFRILKHWLSADSDPYYNPLNDYVILPTAFEMERRHDKGMEVTSLKEEWEIISNDANDDQGEMTIMPSVSNISVSQDGGHQSSRAEACATVIVHPQSQGKQQVELNALSVSVDA; encoded by the exons ATGGCCGTGTCGCTGGAGGACATCTTGCAGTCCGTGGAGCTTTGGTTGAAGCTGATCAGGAAGCCCCAGCCCTACGTTGACCCGAACCTCGACCCGGTTCTCTTGgtgcccggagtcgccggatcgGTATTGCACGCCGTGGACGGTAGCAACGGCAACGACGAGAGGGTCTGGGTTCGGATTTTCGGCGCTGATCAGAAGTTCCGCAACAAGCTCTGGTCTCGGTTTGATCCTGCCACCG GTAAGACCGTTTCTTTAGATCCTAAAACAAACATCGTGGTTCCTGAAGACAGATATGGACTGTATGCGATTGATGTTTTGGACCCTGATATG GTCATTGGGCGTGATTGTGTATACTATTTCCATGACATGATAGTCGAAATGATCAAATGGGGTTTTCAGGAAGGGAAGACATTGTTTGGTTTTGGATATGATTTCAGGCAAAGTAACAG GTTTCAGGAAACATTGGAGCGTTTGGCTGCAAAGTTGGAATCTGTATATAATGCTGCGGgggggaagaagatgaccatTATTAGTCACTCTATGGGGGGTCTTTTAGTGAAGTGCTTTATGTGCCTGCACAGTGAT ATTTTTGTGAAGTATGTGAAGAATTGGATTGCTATAGCTGCACCTTTTCAAG GTGCCCCCGGATATGTCACATCTACCTTTCTGAATGGGATGTCATTTGTGGATGGTTGGGAGCAGAACTTTTTCATTTCAAAGTGGAGCATGCATCAGCTG CTGATTGAATGCCCATCAATCTATGAATTGATGGCATGCCCAAACTTTAACTGGCAACATGCCCCGATGTTAGAGATCTGGAGGAAGAAGCTTGATGATTGTGGTGATACCCGTATGATCCTCGAGTCTTACAACCCTTCTGAGAGTGTAAATATATTCTCTGAAGCACTTTCAAGTAATGTG GTTGACTATAATGGTGAGAGCATTCCCTTACCATTTAACCAGGAAATCTTGAAATGGGCTCATGAGACACGCAAGATTTTGCGTTCTGCTAAAGTTCCGCCCGGGGTGAAATTCTACAATATATATGGGACCAATTTGGAGACACCACACAGTGTTTG CTATGGCAGTGAGGAAATGCCTGTTACGGACGTGCAAGAACTTCAGTTTTACCTG CCCGATTATGTATGTGTTGATGGTGATGGAACGGTCCCGACTGAATCAGCTGAG GCAGATGGGCTTGATGCGGTTGCAAGAGTTGGAGTACCTGGGGAGCACCGGGGAATTCTATGTGATCATCATGTTTTCCGCATTCTGAAGCACTGGCTAAGTGCAGATTCAGATCCGTACTACAACCCGCTCAATGACTACGTGATTCTACCCACTGCGTTCGAGATGGAAAGACGCCACGACAAGGGCATGGAGGTGACTTCACTCAAAGAGGAGTGGGAAATCATTTCAAATGATGCCAATGATGACCAAGGAGAGATGACCATAATGCCCTCGGTGAGCAACATATCCGTTTCTCAAGATGGAGGTCATCAATCTTCTCGGGCCGAGGCTTGTGCCACTGTGATCGTGCACCCCCAAAGTCAGGGTAAGCAACAGGTGGAGCTCAATGCCTTGAGTGTATCTGTTGATGCCTAA
- the LOC115754052 gene encoding cysteine-rich and transmembrane domain-containing protein WIH2-like, translating to MGQDSHYGTSGIYPPMPPSSPPPSAPEMPLGHIYPPPPQVDPPQATVHMYPPPLPPQMYSNVTPPSYSYPPQAQVYPPAPPQAHSYPMPQRPPVHGYPQGPYVVPPPVAYPSKDGPKDSRQAPPPRKAKNKKRGHGFWRGFCAGMCCCCCLDICC from the exons ATGGGTCAGGACTCACACTACGGAACTTCAG GGATATATCCTCCTATGCCGCCCTCAAGTCCTCCCCCGTCCGCCCCCGAAATGCCGCTGGGCCACATTTATCCTCCGCCGCCACAGGTCGATCCTCCACAGGCAACGGTACATATGTACCCTCCACCTCTGCCGCCTCAGATGTATTCGAATGTGACGCCTCCGTCATATTCATATCCACCCCAAGCCCAAGTGTATCCTCCAGCACCACCACAGGCTCATTCGTATCCGATGCCGCAGCGGCCGCCAGTTCATGGCTACCCTCAAGGCCCTTACGTGGTTCCTCCGCCAGTTGCTTACCCTTCAAAGGATGGCCCCAAGGACTCCCGGCAAGCACCGCCGCCACGGAAggccaaaaacaagaaaaggggtCATGGGTTCTGGAGAGGATT TTGTGCCGGGAtgtgctgttgctgctgcttggATATATGCTGTTGA
- the LOC115754063 gene encoding lamin-like protein, with protein sequence MLGSGEKLAMVVAVLGVLVVMGSGVEGREPTLHRVGGGKNTWAPNVNFTEWSSHEHFHVGDWLYFGFDKTQYNVLEVNKTSYDKCIDTGFITNVTKGGRDVFNLTEAKPYYFISGRGYCFSGMKLAVNVTVTLPPPSGDPPKKGGSFCSVGGVSRWTILLSLLAATFLFCS encoded by the exons atgttgggTTCTGGAGAAAAGTTGGCAATGGTCGTGGCAGTGCTGGGGGTGTTGGTGGTCATGGGTTCTGGGGTTGAAGGAAGAGAGCCAACGCTTCATAGGGTTGGTGGAGGAAAGAACACATGGGCACCGAATGTTAACTTCACCGAATGGTCGAGTCATGAGCACTTTCACGTGGGTGATTGGCTCT ACTTTGGATTCGACAAGACTCAATACAACGTCCTAGAGGTGAACAAGACGAGCTATGACAAGTGCATCGACACAGGCTTCATCACGAATGTCACCAAGGGCGGTAGGGACGTGTTCAATCTCACTGAGGCAAAGCCTTACTACTTCATCAGCGGCAGAGGTTACTGCTTCAGCGGAATGAAGCTCGCCGTCAACGTCACGGTGACACTGCCCCCGCCGTCCGGGGATCCGCCCAAGAAAGGCGGCTCTTTTTGTTCAGTCGGCGGCGTGAGCCGATGGACGATCCTTCTCTCCCTGCTTGCTGCTACATTTCTGTTCTGCTCATGA
- the LOC115754047 gene encoding phosphatase IMPL1, chloroplastic, which translates to MGRSLVFSPNIPLKFSRRLNSVSPLNHQLCQSFLPRTRQVSLGGYLKFPSFNASQGGRTTLRVTAVVSSDTSYPKVGAASTGPIPPGQLIEVVETAAKTGAQVIMDAVNKPRNIFYKGLTDLVTETDKMSEAAILDVVRKNFPDHLILGEEGGIIGDSSSDYLWCIDPLDGTTNFTHGYPSFAVSVGVLFRGNPAAAAVVEFVGGPMCWNTRTFSATAGGGAFCNGQKIQASKTDLVEQSLLVTGFGYEHDDPWATNMELFKEFTDISRGVRRLGAAAVDMCHVALGVVEAYWEYRLKPWDMAAGVLIVEEAGGAVSCMDGGKFCVFDRSVLVSNGALHGKLLDRIAPATEKLKAKGIDFSLWYKPDNYQTDL; encoded by the exons ATGGGCAGGTCTCTCGTCTTCTCCCCCAACATTCCTCTCAAGTTCTCTCGAAGACTCAACTCGGTTTCGCCCCTCAATCACCAGCTTTGCCAGTCGTTCCTCCCCAGGACCCGTCAAGTTTCTCTCGGTGGGTACTTGAAATTTCCATCCTTCAACGCAAGCCAAGGAGGGAGGACCACCCTCCGTGTGACAGCTGTTGTGTCTTCCGACACTTCGTACCCGAAAGTGGGTGCCGCATCGACTGGGCCAATCCCTCCTGGTCAACTCATTGAAGTCGTCGAGACTGCCGCAAAGACCGGTGCTCAG GTCATTATGGATGCTGTTAATAAGCCCAGGAATATTTTCTACAAAGGACTAACTGATTTGGTGACCGA AACAGACAAAATGAGTGAGGCTGCAATTTTAGATGTTGTGAGGAAGAATTTTCCAGATCATCTAATTCTTGGGGAGGAAGGAGGAATAATAGGAGATTCATCGTCTGATTATCTTTGGTGCATTGATCCATTAG ATGGGACGACAAACTTCACCCATGGTTACCCTAGCTTTGCAGTTTCTGTTGGAGTTCTCTTCCGAGGAAATCCTGCTGCTGCAGCAGTG GTGGAGTTCGTCGGAGGCCCTATGTGCTGGAATACCCGCACATTTTCTGCCACAGCAG GTGGAGGAGCATTCTGCAATGGGCAAAAAATTCAGGCAAGCAAAACGGATCTG GTGGAGCAATCTCTTCTAGTGACTGGGTTTGGTTATGAACATGATGATCCATGGGCTACCAACATGGAGTTATTTAAAGAATTTACTGATATTAGCCGG GGAGTAAGAAGGCTCGGAGCAGCCGCCGTTGATATGTGCCATGTAGCTCTTGGAGTAGTTGAAGCATACTGGGAGTACCGTCTGAAGCCATGGGACATGGCTGCGGGTGTTTTG ATAGTCGAAGAAGCAGGTGGGGCTGTTTCTTGCATGGATGGTGGAAAGTTTTGTGTTTTCGATAGGTCTGTTTTGGTATCAAATGGTGCTCTGCATGGCAAG CTTCTGGACAGAATCGCGCCTGCTACGGAGAAACTGAAGGCCAAAGGAATTGACTTTTCATTGTGGTACAAGCCTGATAATTATCAGACTGACTTGTGA
- the LOC125314206 gene encoding CAX-interacting protein 4-like: MPATAGRVRMPANNRVHSSAALQTHGIWQSAIGYDPYAPNKDESKSSAPSKAAAAEPEGENAYASFQGLLALARITGSNADEARGSCKKCGRVGHLTFQCRNFLSVKEDTEKDPEAVQAALASLTGLDKLKGKANKLNGKTEAESEEDSEEDESESTDSDVDSEIERLIAKRQGKKVSSKGSEDNSLKKKKKRRDDSEDDDADSDPGERKKRGRSKKRKSGRRRSSLSEDEDESRKKRRKERRRKRDESSDEEEHRRRRRKSKNEKRRRKSRRHSDDSDSDESGDSGRRHRRKSRRRVAASSDSGAGTSDDSRVGRDAKRSGKSSRRYRHKEDESS, from the coding sequence ATGCCGGCCACTGCAGGAAGGGTTCGCATGCCTGCGAACAATAGGGTTCACAGTAGTGCAGCCCTTCAAACCCATGGTATATGGCAGAGTGCGATTGGGTACGATCCTTACGCTCCCAACAAGGATGAGTCGAAGAGTTCGGCTCCCAGTAAGGCTGCCGCTGCGGAGCCCGAGGGCGAGAACGCCTATGCGAGCTTCCAGGGTCTGCTTGCCCTTGCCCGTATTACTGGGTCAAATGCCGATGAGGCCCGTGGCTCGTGCAAGAAGTGTGGCCGTGTTGGGCACCTGACATTTCAGTGTAGAAACTTCTTGAGCGTGAAGGAGGATACGGAAAAGGACCCGGAGGCTGTGCAGGCTGCACTTGCATCTTTAACTGGGTTGGATAAGCTGAAGGGGAAGGCTAACAAGCTGAATGGCAAGACTGAAGCAGAAAGTGAGGAGGATAGTGAGGAGGATGAAAGCGAGTCTACAGATTCTGATGTGGACTCAGAGATTGAGAGGTTAATTGCCAAACGCCAGGGGAAAAAGGTCAGCAGTAAGGGTAGCGAAGACaattcattgaagaagaagaagaagaggagggatgATTCGGAAGATGATGATGCGGACAGTGATCCTggggagagaaagaaaagagggaggtcaaagaagagaaagagtgGAAGGAGAAGAAGTAGTCTCTCTGAGGATGAGGATGaatcaagaaagaagaggaggaaggagaggagaaggAAGAGGGATGAGTCATCAGATGAGGAGGAGCATAGACGGCGGCGCCGGAAGAGTAAGAAtgagaaaaggaggaggaagagtcGTAGACATTCAGATGACTCTGACTCGGACGAATCAGGTGATTCTGGTAGGAGGCACAGGCGGAAGAGCCGGAGGAGGGTAGCTGCATCTTCTGATTCTGGAGCGGGTACCTCAGATGACTCGCGTGTTGGTAGGGATGCAAAGCGATCTGGGAAGAGTAGCAGAAGATACCGTCATAAAGAGGATGAGTCTAGCTAA